The Toxoplasma gondii ME49 chromosome XII, whole genome shotgun sequence genome includes a region encoding these proteins:
- a CDS encoding hypothetical protein (encoded by transcript TGME49_277020), with protein MFSTSRCKCWSDAEMKQPRERQNWERRRSTRTFEETHRSSSFEKSREAKTQEETQACFGRWRELRRRLRVDAEQPASRGPRKFTLCCFKNMPVPPSEQQRRGEDVREEEQTEEDDDACRSGQEQGVSGHLRRDGESGEEQTGEDENEENGFADDAFTDKEDRRRQEQEEEEANDA; from the coding sequence ATGTTCTCGACCTCGCGTTGTAAATGCTGGAGCGACGCTGAGATGAAGCAGCCCCGTGAACGACAGAACTGGGAACGCCGACGCTCGACAAGAACTTTTGAAGAAACCCACAGGTCTTCCTCGTttgagaagagcagagaagcgaaaacgcaggaagagacacaagcTTGTTTCGGACGGTGGCGTGAGCTCCGGAGACGTCTACGCGTCGACGCGGAGCAGCCTGCCAGCCGCGGGCCAAGGAAATTCACCTTGTGCTGCTTTAAAAACATGCCAGTGCCGCCTTCAGAGCAGCAGCGCAGGGGAGAAGAcgtgagagaggaagaacagacagaggaagacgacgacgcctGCAGATCCGGTCAGGAACAAGGCGTCTCTGGACACCTGCggcgagacggcgagagtggagaagaacaaacaggagaagacgagaacgaagagaacggaTTCGCGGACGACGCGTTTACAGACAAAGAGGACAGGCGTCGTCaggagcaggaggaagaagaagcaaacgacgCCTGA